The Panicum hallii strain FIL2 chromosome 9, PHallii_v3.1, whole genome shotgun sequence genome has a window encoding:
- the LOC112875759 gene encoding ribosomal RNA-processing protein 17-like produces the protein MAWEVAVEEEDYGEEMAASESEAEDVVVGQMPTVMVPKHINKRSLKNKALSVTLDKKALRDFVTGFHKRKKKRRKEAQKVLQEKERKKRIEERKRRKQEKEIALYGRVLSSDDAGLENEDIGDDGEEVENDETLSEIKTYEDDATRITVTTSEITPEDDDIGPRTVGSMSMSYTNKNPSSVAKKNSSLGVKKKPQKRTFKNKSKSKAKKGDKKRAAVKGKKKGRGRN, from the exons ATGGCATGGGAGGTGGCTGTAGAAGAGGAGGATTACggggaggagatggcggcgtcGGAGTCGGAGGCGGAGGACGTTGTGGTGGGGCAGATGCCGACGGTGATGGTGCCCAAGCACATCAACAAGCGTTCCCTCAAGAACAAGGCGCTCTCCGTCACCCTCGACAAGAAAGCTCTCAG GGATTTCGTGACTGGGTTCcacaagaggaagaagaagagaagaaaaGAAGCACAGAAGGTTTTGCAGGagaaggagaggaagaagagaatCGAGGAGCGCAAGAGG AGAAAACAAGAGAAGGAGATTGCTCTATATGGTAGAGTACTATCATCAGATGATGCTGGATTAGAAAATGAAGATATTGGCGATGATGGCGAGGAGGTGGAAAATGATGAAACTTTGTCTG AAATCAAAACTTATGAAGATGATGCAACTAGAATCACAGTGACCACTAGTGAAATTACTCCTGAAGATGATGACATTGGACCGAGAACTGTTGGCTCCATGTCGATGAGCTACACCAACAAGAATCCTAGCTCAGTGGCCAAGAAGAACTCTAGCTTAGGCGTGAAGAAGAAGCCACAGAAGAGAACGTTCAAGAACAAGAGCAAGAGCAAGGCGAAAAAGGGCGACAAGAAGCGGGCCGCGGTAAAGGGTAAAAAGAAGGGCAGAGGACGGAACTAG
- the LOC112874761 gene encoding F-box protein At4g00755-like — protein MEEMVVDDSGGGRWDFLDWVGPDTSSCIFQLLDDPADLARAAAVSRSWRRFVIDHEFCKTLCRRICPEVANFTRAVVVTRSPPAPERASESSRDTEFRTRERDHVVYSYLGGALVSAKPSMDCILHCIGASSTDYFPEETIDNTLEPRDRVNHRPSYWSSGGHEDPDAPESLTYRLSSDLCMIDEVRVQPFEAFFQTGNPIYASKAVRIRLGHSNLPPGEESFVTDENENRRAIADENYVWTYTSPEFPMLPENVLQTFKLPRPVLCIGGVVKIELLGRIQKQASDHKYYICVCHAQVIGRSLSPEFMVDISDPADYSILKYLPGASNLRIEDIINSDAKDSTEWHSLVSRYRQMRHVAMVNMLLGPVQFMDGDDDVGGVTDDDMYM, from the exons ATGGAAGAGATGGTGGTGGACGACAGCGGGGGCGGCCGCTGGGACTTCCTCGACTGGGTCGGCCCCGACACCTCCTCCTGCATCTTCCAGCTCCTCGACGACCCCGCCGacctcgcccgcgccgccgccgtctcgcgCTCCTGGCGCCGATTCG TGATCGACCACGAATTCTGCAAGACCCTGTGCCGGCGGATATGCCCCGAGGTCGCCAACTTCACCCGCGCGGTCGTGGTCACCcgctcgccgcccgccccgGAGCGCGCCTCCGAGTCCAGCCGCGACACCGAGTTCAGGACCCGCGAGAGGGACCACGTCGTCTACTCCTACCTCGGGGGCGCCCTCGTCTCCGCCAAGCCCTCCATGGACTGCATCCTGCACTGCATCGGGGCCTCCAGCACCGACTATTTCCCCGAGGAGACCATAGACAACACGCTCGAGCCGCGGGACCGGGTGAATCACCGGCCCTCCTACTGGTCTAGCGGCGGCCACGAGGACCCCGACGCCCCGGAGAGCTTGACATACAGGCTTAGCTCTGATCTCTGCATGATTGATGAGGTCAGGGTGCAGCCCTTCGAAG CTTTCTTTCAGACGGGCAATCCTATCTACGCTTCAAAGGCGGTGCGAATTCGGCTGGGCCATTCCAATCTTCCTCCTGGAGAAGAGTCTTTTGTTACGGATGAGAATGAGAACAGGAGGGCAATCGCTGATGAAAATTACGTGTGGACGTACACGTCACCAGAGTTCCCTATGCTGCCG GAAAATGTGTTACAGACCTTCAAGCTTCCGCGTCCTGTCCTTTGCATTGGTGGTGTAGTGAAGATTGAACTGCTGGGAAGAATACAGAAACAAGCTTCAGATCATAAGTATTACATCTG TGTCTGCCATGCCCAAGTGATAGGGCGCTCGCTTTCACCTGAATTCATGGTCGACATCTCCGATCCTGCTGATTACTCAATCCTCAAGTATTTACCAGGGGCCAGTAACTTGCGCATAGAAGACATAATCAACAGTGACGCTAAAGACTCGACGGAGTGGCACTCGCTTGTTTCTAGGTACAGGCAGATGAGGCATGTGGCGATGGTGAATATGCTGCTTGGTCCTGTACAGTTTATGGATGGAGACGACGATGTGGGTGGTGTCACAGATGATGACATGTACATGTAG
- the LOC112877185 gene encoding COP9 signalosome complex subunit 1, with translation MDVEGEVPAAAAAAIANGLGGGEEASPAPFSAEQLDVEAYAAQYSGRTRLARLVFVADRCGVEAMQLEALRMAYDEIKRGEDVQLHRDVALKINGRLGPRYGLDQAWVDTVSRRAEQRKEKLENELNGYRTNLIKESIRMGYNDIGDFFYAHGQLSDAFKSYIRTRDYCTTSKHIVQMCMNVILVSIELGQFAHVSNYVSKAEQTPDSLDPIIVAKLRAAAGLANLETKKYKLAARKFVETGIELGNNYSEVIAPQDVAVYGALCALASFDRSDLKSKVIDNINFRNFLELVPEVRELVNDFYASRYGSCLGHLEKLKPNLLLDIHLHEHVETLYTDIRHKAIIQYTLPFISVDLNTMATAFKTSVSMLEKELAALITENKIQARIDSHNKILYARHADQRNTTFQRVLQTGNEFERDVKSMLLRANLLKHEYSQRTSGSRKM, from the exons ATGGACGTCGAGGGCGAGgtccccgccgcggcggcggccgcgatcgcgaacggcctgggcggcggggaggaggcctCCCCGGCGCCCTTCTCCGCGGAGCAGCTGGACGTGGAGGCCTACGCCGCGCAGTACTCGGGGCGGACCCGCCTCGCGCGCCTCGTCTTCGTCGCGGACCGGTGCGGGGTGGAGGCGATGCAGCTCGAGGCGCTGCGGATGGCGTACGACGAGATCAAGAGGGGAGAAGACGTGCAGCTCCACCGCGACGTCGCCCTCAAAATCAACGGCCGCCTCGGCCCCCGGTACGGGCTCGACCAGGCCTGGGTCGACACCGTCAGCCGCCGTGCCGAGCAGCGCAAGGAGAAGCTCGAGAACGAGCTCAACGGCTACAGA ACTAACCTGATCAAAGAGAGCATCAGAATGGGTTACAATGACATTGGGGATTTCTTCTATGCTCATGGCCAACTTTCAGATGCCTTCAAAAGCTACATCAGGACACGAGACTATTGTACCACTTCCAAGCATATAGTTCAGATGTGCATGAACGTGATTCTGGTTAGCATTGAGCTAGGGCAGTTTGCACATGTTTCAAACTATGTCAGTAAAGCAGAGCAAACCCCAGACTCTTTGGATCCTATCATTGTCGCAAAGCTGCGTGCAGCTGCAGGATTAGCCAACTTGGAAACAAAGAAATACAAACTTGCTGCTCGTAAG TTTGTCGAGACAGGAATTGAACTAGGAAACAATTACTCTGAAGTCATTGCTCCGCAAGATGTGGCTGTCTATGGTGCCCTTTGTGCACTTGCTTCTTTTGATCGTTCAGACCTGAAG AGCAAAGTCATTGACAATATTAACTTCCGTAACTTTCTGGAGCTGGTGCCTGAAGTAAGGGAGCTGGTTAATGATTTTTATGCAAG TCGCTATGGATCATGCTTGGGGCATCTTGAGAAGCTAAAGCCGAACCTGCTACTGGATATTCATCTGCATGAGCATGTAGAGACTCTGTACACAGATATTCGCCACAAAGCTATCATACAGTACACACTCCCATTTATATCTGTTGATCTCAACACAATGGCAACTGCCTTCAAGACTTCTGTGTCCATGTTGGAGAAGGAGCTGGCTGCTCTGATCACGGAGAACAAAATACAG GCCCGGATAGATTCCCACAACAAGATTCTTTACGCAAGGCATGCTGACCAGAGAAACACAACTTTCCAACGTGTGCTCCAGACTGGCAACGAGTTCGAGAGAGATGTCAAGTCTATGCTTCTGCGAGCCAACCTCCTCAAGCATGAGTACAGCCAGAGGACCTCCGGATCAAGGAAGATGTGA
- the LOC112874762 gene encoding F-box protein PP2-A13-like: protein MGAGASDLAGMEPGGKVPRAGLGDLPELCAAEVLLYLDAPDICRLARLNRAFRGAAAADFVWDAKLPENYGHLLRFVDEAKEVGSRSEMGKKDIFARLVKPVPFDGGRREFWLEKSNGEICMALSSKALVITGIDDRRYWVNMPTSESRFQSFAYLQQIWWFEVVGEVDFSFPAGTYSLYFRLHLGKSSTRYGRRICSSEQIHGWDKKPVRFQLSTSDGQHAVSQCYLDEPGSWILYHVGDFVASSSEQAIKLKFSLAQIDCTHTKGGLCVDSVLIYPKGFEPERVIRAQK from the exons ATGGGCGCGGGCGCGTCGGACCTGGCGGGGATGGAGCCCGGCGGCAAGGTCCCGCGCGCCGGGCTGGGCGACCTGCCGGAGCTGTGCGCCGCGGAGGTGCTGCTCTACCTCGACGCGCCGGACATATGCCGGCTCGCGCGGCTGAACCGTGCGttccgcggcgcggcggcggcggacttcGTGTGGGATGCGAAGCTGCCGGAGAACTACGGCCATCTCCTGCGTTTCGTCGATGAAGCGAAGGAGGTGGGAAGTAGGAGCGAGATGGGGAAGAAGGACATCTTTGCAAGGCTCGTCAAGCCTGTGCCGTTCGACGGTGGCAGAAGG GAATTCTGGTTGGAGAAGAGCAACGGTGAGATCTGCATGGCGTTGTCGTCGAAAGCCCTGGTGATAACAGGAATCGATGATAGAAGATACTGGGTCAACATGCCAACCAGTGAATCTAG GTTCCAGTCATTTGCATATCTCCAGCAAATCTGGTGGTTTGAGGTAGTCGGAGAAGTGGATTTCAGCTTCCCTGCAGGGACCTACAGCCTGTACTTCAGGCTTCATCTTGGCAAGTCTTCAACACGTTATGGCCGGCGTATTTGCAGCTCAGAGCAAATCCATGGCTGGGACAAGAAGCCTGTACGGTTTCAGTTATCTACATCAGATGGTCAGCACGCCGTGTCCCAGTGCTACTTAGATGAGCCTGGAAGCTGGATCTTGTACCACGTTGGTGATTTCGTTGCATCAAGCTCTGAGCAGGCAATCAAACTGAAGTTCTCGCTAGCCCAAATCGACTGCACTCATACAAAAGGTGGTCTGTGCGTCGATTCAGTTCTGATTTATCCAAAAGGCTTTGAGCCAGAAAGGGTGATCAGGGCTCAGAAATGA